A region from the Spirochaeta thermophila DSM 6192 genome encodes:
- a CDS encoding chemotaxis protein CheA codes for MSDYLDPHNEELLKDFFAEAYQQVELMEQNLLVLEQDPGNSEAVDEIFRAAHTLKGGAGTVQMEELAEFTHTLEDALDEIRSGTVKVSSEIVDLLLSSLDVIKAMLGAREAGDVYREDVSALVERLKALQGAGAHPPAEPPVSGKNVGSSRKGAPSRGKAASTGGGSLSEEEIRELFEAAPSRHTLYRVQVTFDESNVMNTVGGIQGFALLKDLGAVLRTDPPFEKLYEDEFFPVVVYYVASSLSEEEIRSRIVFPSDVAKDVKVERVSLPGEGEAERERVGEPEGVEEEAESGGGEVVPVPAGEEEGPLPELPKKAPAAPVREKSVATSILRVDSGRVDALLNLVSEAVINKATFNQISVQFGETFTQFQTLQSLFGEKLRGLMEVIPELARMMVEQDVSEKQVRRMLQEQYGDLFEMFDPVEASFKGILNKYREATQQLNRITGEMQEAVMRIRMVPISQIFARFPRLVRDLSRSLKKKINLIIEGQETELDKSVIEDLLDPLIHCVRNSVDHGIESPGERKKAGKPEEGTIILRARNEGNLIVIEIIDDGRGIDVEAVRKRAVERGLIHPNKILSQVEAFNLIFEPGFSTARSVTDLSGRGVGLDVVKRQIEKLNGSISVWSEQGKGTRFTIKLPLTLAIIQGLLVQVGTERYAIPITSVVDCHRIRPSDIRYIDGYEVFDVREEVVSLLRLNRLFKIPTDEEKEYFFVVIVGSGERKMGIVVDGILGEEDVVIKPLKDHFVNTPGIAGANITGEGTVSLIIDVPQLLELGLKEEREARKKRDTSIL; via the coding sequence ATGAGCGACTATCTTGATCCTCACAATGAAGAGCTTCTCAAAGATTTCTTTGCAGAGGCCTACCAGCAGGTGGAGCTCATGGAGCAGAACCTGCTGGTGCTGGAACAGGATCCGGGCAACTCCGAGGCCGTAGACGAGATCTTCAGGGCGGCCCATACCTTGAAGGGGGGGGCGGGGACCGTCCAGATGGAGGAACTCGCGGAATTCACACACACCCTCGAGGATGCCCTGGATGAGATCCGAAGCGGCACGGTGAAGGTCTCCTCGGAGATCGTGGACCTGCTTCTCTCCTCGCTCGACGTGATCAAGGCCATGCTCGGCGCGAGGGAGGCAGGGGACGTCTACCGAGAGGATGTCTCTGCCCTGGTGGAACGCCTCAAGGCCCTCCAGGGGGCCGGAGCACACCCGCCTGCGGAACCCCCTGTATCGGGAAAGAACGTCGGATCGTCCCGGAAAGGGGCCCCTTCCAGAGGCAAGGCCGCTTCCACCGGAGGGGGGAGCCTCTCGGAAGAGGAGATACGCGAGCTCTTCGAGGCGGCCCCGTCGAGGCACACCCTCTACAGGGTGCAGGTCACGTTCGACGAGTCGAATGTGATGAACACGGTGGGAGGGATCCAGGGCTTCGCCCTGCTCAAGGATCTGGGGGCGGTCCTCAGGACGGATCCTCCCTTCGAGAAGCTCTACGAGGACGAGTTCTTCCCGGTGGTGGTGTACTACGTGGCCTCCTCCCTTTCGGAGGAGGAGATCCGCTCCCGTATCGTCTTCCCGAGTGACGTGGCGAAGGACGTGAAAGTGGAGCGAGTGAGCCTCCCCGGGGAAGGCGAAGCGGAACGGGAGCGCGTCGGGGAGCCCGAGGGGGTGGAGGAAGAAGCGGAGAGCGGGGGAGGAGAGGTGGTTCCCGTTCCGGCCGGAGAGGAGGAGGGGCCGCTCCCCGAACTCCCGAAGAAGGCACCCGCTGCCCCGGTGCGCGAGAAGTCGGTGGCCACGTCCATTCTCCGGGTCGACAGCGGGAGGGTGGACGCGCTCCTCAACCTCGTGAGCGAGGCGGTCATCAACAAGGCCACGTTCAATCAGATTTCCGTCCAGTTCGGAGAGACGTTCACCCAGTTTCAGACCCTCCAGTCGCTCTTCGGCGAGAAGCTCAGGGGCCTCATGGAAGTGATCCCCGAGCTCGCGCGTATGATGGTGGAGCAGGATGTCTCCGAGAAACAGGTGCGGCGGATGCTCCAGGAACAGTACGGTGATCTTTTCGAGATGTTCGACCCGGTGGAGGCCTCGTTCAAAGGGATACTGAACAAGTATCGTGAGGCGACCCAGCAGCTCAACCGCATCACCGGTGAGATGCAGGAAGCGGTGATGCGTATCCGCATGGTCCCCATCTCGCAGATCTTCGCGCGCTTCCCGAGGCTGGTCAGGGATCTCTCACGGTCGCTCAAGAAGAAGATCAATCTCATCATCGAAGGGCAGGAGACCGAGCTCGACAAGTCGGTCATTGAGGATCTCCTCGATCCCCTCATCCACTGTGTGCGGAACTCGGTCGATCACGGTATAGAGAGCCCCGGGGAGCGGAAAAAGGCGGGGAAGCCTGAAGAGGGTACTATCATCCTCAGGGCGCGGAACGAAGGCAACCTCATCGTGATAGAGATCATCGACGATGGGCGGGGGATAGATGTAGAGGCGGTGCGGAAGCGCGCGGTGGAACGGGGCCTCATCCATCCCAACAAGATCCTCTCCCAAGTGGAGGCCTTCAACCTCATTTTCGAGCCCGGCTTCTCCACGGCACGGTCGGTCACCGATCTCTCGGGCCGGGGTGTGGGGCTCGACGTGGTGAAGCGGCAGATCGAGAAGCTCAACGGGTCCATTTCGGTCTGGTCGGAGCAGGGAAAGGGCACCCGGTTCACCATCAAGCTCCCCCTCACCCTTGCTATCATACAGGGGCTCCTCGTGCAGGTGGGCACCGAGCGCTACGCCATCCCCATCACCTCGGTGGTGGACTGCCACAGGATACGTCCTTCGGACATCCGGTATATCGACGGGTATGAGGTCTTCGACGTACGGGAGGAGGTGGTCTCCCTCCTCAGGTTGAACCGCCTCTTCAAAATCCCCACGGATGAGGAGAAGGAGTATTTCTTCGTGGTTATCGTGGGAAGCGGGGAACGTAAGATGGGGATCGTGGTGGATGGCATCCTGGGAGAGGAGGACGTAGTGATCAAACCTCTCAAGGATCACTTCGTGAATACGCCCGGCATCGCGGGGGCCAATATCACGGGTGAAGGCACCGTATCTCTCATCATCGACGTCCCTCAGCTTCTGGAACTGGGCCTCAAGGAGGAACGTGAGGCCCGCAAAAAGCGCGATACCAGTATCCTCTAG